A DNA window from Paramormyrops kingsleyae isolate MSU_618 chromosome 10, PKINGS_0.4, whole genome shotgun sequence contains the following coding sequences:
- the tgfbi gene encoding transforming growth factor-beta-induced protein ig-h3, translated as MKRFALFSLGLSLIAAFCVAKTPYQSVLQHSRIRGRQHGPNVCAMQQMQGTNKKYFTNCKQWYHRKICGKPTIITYECCPGYERIPGEKGCPAALPLVNIYRTLGVVDATTTQMYSERAELKAEIEGPGSFTFFAPSNKAWESLSAEILDALVSNVNIELLNALHYHMVNRRLTSDDLKHNSAYSSMYQDFNVHIHHYPNGVITVNCARLVKTDQQATNGIVHVVDRVITAITNDIHSFIDTDDNLDTLRTAVAAAGLTSVLESNGQYTLFAPTNEAFEKIPHETLTRILGDPIALRDLLNYHILKNIQCSESIVAGTPLETLQGTVLEVGCDGTDMTLNGKAIVTKTDVLGTNGVIHYINELLIPDSAKTLLELLQGSPQSIATQLFVDAGLRSHLSGSEALTILAPQNEAFKGGSMTLNSENKKLLRNHILKKQLSSKHLYDEQILETLGGLKLRVFAYRNNLCIENACIAAHDKTGRFATLFTMDKVLTPPMGTVMDVLKADNRFSILVDQIQKAGLTELLNQKGFFTVFAPTNVAFHSMSSTERNRIMGNTQQLVSLLKYHIGPKLVVSGGAGSHTRLQPLQGENLELSMKNGTLYVNKVQVAESDMMATNGVVHAMDTIVKPLPARVVSDETNVRAGQRVFRHAPRPQIIRNEDLFQKVLRSHSSRTVHHSQ; from the exons ATGAAGCGCTTCGCTTTGTTCAGCCTGGGTCTGTCTTTAATTGCGGCATTTTGCGTTGCAAAGACACCTTATCAGTCAGTCCTTCAACATAGCAGAATCAGAGGAAGACAACATGG ACCCAATGTGTGTGCAATGCAACAGATGCAAGGGACTAACAAGAAATATTTTACCAACTGCAAGCAGTGGTACCACCGCAAGATCTGCGGCAAACCGAC GATCATCACCTATGAATGCTGTCCAGGCTATGAAAGAATCCCTGGGGAAAAAGGGTGTCCTGCAG CTCTGCCATTGGTGAACATCTACAGAACCCTGGGCGTGGTTGATGCCACCACGACCCAGATGTACTCCGAGAGAGCCGAGCTGAAGGCTGAGATCGAGGGGCCGGGGAGCTTCACGTTTTTCGCCCCCAGCAACAAGGCCTGGGAATCGCTGTCTGCC GAAATCCTGGATGCTCTCGTAAGCAACGTCAACATTGAGCTGCTCAACGCTCTGCATTACCATATGGTCAACCGGCGCCTGACCTCTGATGACCTCAAGCACAACTCTGCCTACTCATCCATGTACCAGGATTTCAATGTCCACATTCACCACTACCCCAATGGA GTTATCACTGTGAATTGTGCCCGTCTAGTGAAGACAGACCAGCAAGCGACCAATGGGATTGTCCACGTGGTTGACCGGGTCATCACAGCCATCACCAATGACATTCATTCCTTCATTGATACTGATGACAACTTAGACACCCTGCGG ACTGCAGTGGCCGCTGCTGGCCTGACCTCCGTGCTGGAGAGCAATGGTCAGTACACTCTATTTGCACCAACCAATGAGGCCTTCGAGAAGATTCCGCATGAAACTCTGACCAGGATTCTTGGTGATCCTATTGCTCTGAGAG ACCTGCTGAACTACCACATTCTGAAGAACATTCAGTGCTCTGAGTCTATTGTGGCTGGCACCCCTCTGGAGACCCTGCAGGGCACCGTGCTTGAAGTGGGCTGCGATGGCACTGACATGACCCTCAACGGCAAGGCCATCGTCACCAAAACAGATGTGCTCGGAACCAACGGTGTCATCCACTACATCAACGAGCTTCTTATCCCCGACTCGG CCAAGACCCTGCTAGAACTGCTGCAGGGGTCACCTCAATCGATAGCCACGCAGCTTTTTGTTGATGCTGGATTGAGGTCCCACCTGTCTGGTTCTGAAGCTTTGACCATCTTGGCTCCTCAGAATGAAGCCTTCAAAG GCGGCAGCATGACGCTCAACTCTGAGAACAAGAAGCTGCTGAGGAACCATATTCTGAAGAAGCAGCTGTCCTCCAAGCACCTGTATGATGAGCAGATATTGGAGACCCTTGGGGGGCTGAAGCTCCGAGTGTTTGCCTACCGCAAT aaCCTGTGCATCGAGAACGCCTGCATTGCCGCCCATGACAAGACTGGCCGCTTTGCCACCCTATTTACCATGGACAAGGTCCTGACCCCACCGATGGGGACTGTCATGGATGTGCTGAAGGCGGACAACCGTTTCAG CATACTGGTAGACCAGATCCAGAAGGCAGGCCTGACAGAGCTGCTGAACCAGAAAGGCTTCTTCACCGTCTTCGCTCCCACCAACGTGGCTTTCCACAGCATGAGCTCAACAGAGCGGAACAGGATCATGG GTAACACTCAGCAGCTGGTGAGCCTGCTGAAGTACCACATCGGCCCGAAGCTGGTGGTGAGCGGAGGAGCGGGATCCCACACCAGGCTGCAGCCGCTGCAGGGGGAGAACCTAGAGCTAAGCATG aaaaaTGGCACCTTGTACGTCAACAAGGTGCAAGTGGCAGAAAGCGACATGATGGCCACTAACGGAGTCGTCCACGCCATGGACACCATCGTGAAGCCCTTGC CTGCCAGGGTTGTCAGCGACGAGACAAATGTTAGGGCAGGCCAGCGGGTGTTCAGACATGCC ccccgcccacagatCATTAGAAACG AGGATCTTTTTCAGAAGGTTTTGAGAAGTCATTCCAGTAGAACTGTGCATCACTCCCAGTAA